The Cervus canadensis isolate Bull #8, Minnesota chromosome X, ASM1932006v1, whole genome shotgun sequence genome contains the following window.
tgccTGTGTGACATTCCCTCCCTGTCCGTACCAACTTCCCTTCATGAGCAGGAAAACCCCATGGGGGCCACTAGAATAGCCTCCTCACTACCCTACCcagttctcctcctcctcacgGCCTGTGAAGGCTTCACTCAGCTCTCCCCTGAAACCTGCTGGGTGCCTGTGTTGTCGCAGAGAAAACCCCACCTGTGTGTCTGAGAGCTCTCAGGTCTGGCCTACCTGTCCTGTTTGGGGTCAGGCAGTAGCTGCATGCTCCCATTTGTAGAGGATCTGTCACATGGTGGGCCACATGCATAGCTGCCCTGCAGGGAAGGTCCTCTGTGTTTTTCATCTTACGGAGGAGGAGGCCAGGCCCCTGGCAGCTGGCCCCAGTTCCCACAGCCTGCAAGTGACAGAGTTGGGGTCTGAACCTGGCCAGCTGAGCCCCAGAGCCCATGTTCCAGCCATTTCCTAAGCCCTCCCTGAGTATTGCGATCCTGATCTCCATGTATCTCTCTTCTCCATTCTCGTGTGTGCCTGTTGTTGACCCTGGTGAgggcactgaggcccagaggcgTTACAGCCACTGGCCCAGAGTGCCCAGCACAGGCATCCAGTTGTTGGCGAGAGGCACCACTGGCCTCAGGACCCTGCCTCACCTGGTCCAAACTCCAGGTTGCATCTGCAGCTTCACCTGGCGTAGGTCATCCAGGAAGCTTTCCATACCCCCACAGCTGTGCCTTTTGGTCTCAACCCCAAGTTCCCACTCTGTTCGTGATCTAGTGCCCATGGCTGGGCTTTGCTCAGACCCCAGTCCTTCCCAGTTTGGGGCTTGTGTCATGGGTCTCTCTCGATGCAAGCCGGAGGGCAGTCCGTTCGTGAAGGGCCAGGTTTGCATCCCAGCTTTCCTCGCTTTGTGGCTGCAATAGCCCGTTGGCAGACCACTCATGCCCACCGTTCTTGAGCTGCTGGCTCGCTTGCTCTCTCAACATTCTCTGCCCCTGAAGGTCCTTACACTGCCATGCTTCACCTTGCAGCCCACCCTTCCTTCCTTTGATTCCCTCTGCAAGTCTGGGGCTGAAAGCTGAGACTGGGTACTGGTAGGGGGCCGGGGCTGTGATCACTGGGGGAGAATCCCTGAGAGAGGGAGTGGATACAGTGTGTGCACAACCCCTGTGACTCCCTTGAGGTCCCGGAGACCTCCAGCCAGCACTTGGTACCCACAGCCCCATTGTGCTGAGCCTGCCCCAATCCCTATCACCCCGTACAGATCCGTGGCCAGCTGCAGTCCCATGGCATCCAAGCACGGGAAGTCCGGCTGATGCGGAACAAATCCTCAGGTGAGCTTTCGTTCCAGTACCCTCCCCTTCTGCTGGCCAGCCTCAGCCTCCGagtctccctcctgcctctgccttctcccccaccctccccaccctgccttccTGCCACAGCTGGGAATGGGCCACTTGGGGGtaccctctcttctcttcccccctcctcccaccctcctcacAGCTCTGGCCAGGAGCCTCTGATGCAGGGCTGTTGGGGAGGGGGTGCAGCTGTGAGCTGCGCTGAGTgctccctgggggcagggccagggccaggctcCGGGGATCATCCTCTGTGGGACTCTTGAGGATCTGAGACGGTAACCCCGTCCCCCTTGTAgactcccttccttccctcttcttctccttcccctgctccttGCTCTCCCTGACACTGTTCTGGTAACAGCCTCTGACCAGAAAGTAGGTCCCACCTATGTGTCCcaggaggggaggcagaggatggctCTTGTCCAAGAGTGCATCCCAAGGAACAGCCCAGGTTGCTGGCCTCGCTcgttccctccctccctctttcagGCTGCTTGGAGCTGGCCTGAGGttagtgggtggggtggggtgtctcTGCAGGATCTCTGGCCCAGGCTACCCAAGTCAGGCCCAGTGGGGCCTCACTCTGCCTGGGCTGCTCTCTCCATCTTCAGTTTCCTCCCCactcctccatctctctctctctctgtgtgtgtgtgtgtgtgtgtgtgtctctgtcccTACCTCTTGCTCTCTCTGTAATTATACCATTTCATCCTCCTGTGCATTCTAACGGTTATTCTTTTGGAGATCAAGCATGCCCCGCCGTGTCTACACCCTCCCAGTGTGTGCACCTCCAAAGAAGGAGTTGCTTTCCGGCGGCCTCAAGCCCTGGATCCTTCTCCCAGCCCTGGCCAGGCCTGGAGTCTCTCTTGGTAGCATGTTGGTCTTGCTCTGCTGCACCCTAGCCAGGCTGGCAGGATTCTGGTCTCCCTGGGGTGGTGTCCCAGGTGCAGCCCCCTCTGCGGCCCCAGGTGTTCCTACCAGGGCCCTACAGATTCTTGAAGGTCTCCTTGGACCACCTGGCCCCCATTCTCCTGCCATCTTGGAGGACCTGGACTGAGGTGGCTACAGTCTTCCCAGCTTGGCCCTGAGGTGGCTCCCTGGGGAGTCCTACCTTCCCTGCATGGTGGTGAGGCTGAGGGGGACATTGTATCTCTGACTCACCCTGATTCCTGATGGTCCTGGAGCCTCCCCAGCCTCACCAAGCAGCCTAGCCCCGCTTCTCTTTTGCTCCTTCCATTACACCCATTGCGGGACCCCTCCTGAGCTGCCCTGGCCTCATACTGGGCCCCACCATTCCAGTGTTGATTCTGGCCTATGTGAAACCATCAGcctccccctctgccctccttccttctctggagaCAGACCTCTCCTTGTACCTTTTCCCTCCCAGCTCCTTCTCTCCGTCTCTGTCACCCCAGGCTGTCTGGGCAGGTGTGCCTGAGCCCCtatctctctgtctttcttcccAGCTGCCGTGTGTGTATCCCCCGCCCCAAACTCCTCTCCGGCTGTGTTTTCctgcctcccttcttccctccttcctgcccctcccgACCATCTCCCTGGCCTCCCACACCCTggtctttctctctttgcttttctctctccctttcttcctttttcctctctccacttccctctctgccccccacccccagtcctctCCCCTCGGGTCCCGCCCCCGGGAACGCCGTGTGTCCAAAGCTGTTGACTAACCCACTGCGTCTGTATCTGAATGCTGTCTCCAGGTCAGAGCCGGGGCTTCGCCTTCGTCGAGTTTAGTCACTTGCAGGACGCTACACGATGGATGGAAGCCAATCAGGTTGCTTTGCCGCACTTGAACCCCCCCCCAAACAAATACTACTTTGTAATCGAGCGCTCCCCATCGCCTGATTCTTACGGACACAGTTCCCTGCCCTGTGGTCCTGTGTCCCATCCCCCCCAACCCCTCTCTCTACCCCTTCCTGACCCTCACTAtctcctcttcctgtctctcGCTACCCACTGGGCTTCCCATTAAGAGCTCACACTCGCCACTGGCCCTTCCTGCTGGTCAGGCACTAGctctgcctctcctcctctcccagctGAGCTTTCAGAGGAAGGGCTGCCTTGGGGGTGGTAGGGGGGTTCTTCCACCCAGGTGCCCACTCCCCGGGGGACCACCTTGCCCTGGGGtgaggcagagccaggactttgtTTCACTCAGGCACCACTGCAAGTCCAGCCACTGGGGAAACTTAGTTGGTGGCATACTAACTAGCAAGTCCCATTTTGCCAGCTCTCTCTCTGTGAGCTCGGCCCTGTGATTTCCATAGGACAGGCCAGCAGGGTTCTATTGATCTAAAGTACCAGTCAGGGGTCATAGTTTCATTCACCAGGACAGTTTGGTGCCCCACCCCTCCCACTGTACCTGGCCCGCCCAGGAGTCTCCACTGGGGACAGGCCTGCCCTCCCAGCAAGGAGTCTTGCTGTCCAGAAGGGAGGGGTCCCTGTCCAGCTCGCTCCCCCAGCCTGGCATGGGCTCCTAACCCAGCAGCTTTGGGACCTTCAGAGACCCAAAGCTTCTGCTCACCCACCCAGAGCCCAGCTCACTGCTGTGGGGCACTGTGCCTTGGGCGGGGGGAAGGGGAATGGGGCAATGTGGTGCAAGGGGGCTCAGCAGGGGCTGCCCTGGGGCCATCTCTGCTGGTCCACAGGCTAGTGGGCCCAAGGACCCAGCTGGCCACGGGAAGACAGCTTCACTGCAGGACCGTCCATCTTTTAAATAtggctctttctttctccccttctccagCACTAGCGCGCgtgcgctctctctctctttctctcccctcctctccctcccctccctgtcccccctCATCCCAAGTGTACCCTGTGTAGTGCTGGCCCTGGGTGTGGCCTGGCAGTGTCAGGGCTGAGTGGGGGTTTGCCGCACTGTCCGGCAAGCTTCGGGCGGCCGAGCACTGTGTGCCTGGTGGAGTGTGTTCACGTGTGCGTGCCCGGAAAGGCAGCAAACAGCTGCGCCCGAGGGCTGTggctctttccctccctccttcccttccttcttcccttgtcAGTTCTCCGACCTCCCTCCGTTCCCTGTCCCTCATCCATCCAGCTGAAGGGCTCGCTCACTCTCTTCTCCTGTGCTGAAACGGTGCGTGGGGCACTGCTGCCCAGGCCTCACTGTGCTCTGCTTTTCCCCGCAGCACTCCCTCAACATCCTGGGCCAGAAGGTGTCCATGCACTACAGCGACCCCAAGCCCAAGATCAATGAGGACTGGCTGTGTAATAAGGTACAGGGGCGGTGGGCAGCAGGTGCTGTGGATTGAGACAACCACAGCAGGGGTGGCGACGTGTCTGTCTCCCTGGGGCCTCTGAGTGGTGTGGGCATGGAGGAACTGGCTCAGCTCCAGCAGCACTGCTCCTTGCCTCCTCCTCAACCCCCCTCCCTGTCTACCCAGCCAGCTGCCAATTCATACTGAGCTTTCACTCAGTGCCAGGCTCTGCCCTCATGCAGCACGATCTTGCCTGAGGCCCCAGTAGATGTCACACAGACGTTTATGTGAGTGACTAGTGATGGTGAAGCATAACATGGTGTATGAAAAGTGGGCATCAGGGCCAGATTGGCTGAAATTAGACTCCCTCAAAATCTCCCTTGATTTTGGTCAGAGTATTGAACCTCTCTTTGCCTCACTCTCCCCATCttgaaaatgcaaatacaaaaTACCCAGAGGTGGTCAGAAGGATTGAAATGCAGTCATGAGGGTAGCACTCGGAACAGCACCTGTCAGCTGTTGTCCTGAATAACGTGAAGGGTGTTCTGAGAGCTTGTGTCAGGTGACCCAACCCCTGGCAAAACCAGGTCCACAGAAACTGACTGTACATGCTGTAGGTCTTTGAGGTCATGTTCCCtgggaggaggctgaggctcagagagatggaaCCTCGAACTGTGTTTTATTCTGATCATGGGCTGTGGGTGCCACCGTGGGTTCAGGTCTCCCCTCAGGCCAACCCCACCTCCTGCAGCCAGCTGGCAGCCCTGAGACCTAAAGGGAGTCCTGAGAGCTTGCAGGGGGGCCCCGAGTCTCTCCTCAAGAAGAACTCTGCCCAGTAAAGTGGAGTGGGGCGTGGAGGCGAGGAGTTGGGTGGCACCTCtttgtttgaaaatgaaaagagtaaTACCAGAAGACAGATGTCCAACCTCTCTGAAGAGAGGGACCGGAGGACTCACTCCATCTCTCCTGTATTTTCAGATACTCCTTGAAACTAGGGCAGtctgttctttcctctcctttatcTACCACATCCTATTGCTCTCTGGTCTTGTCAAGTCCATCACACAAACGCCTTCCATTGCCATTCCCACTGTGCAGGCTGGTCCTCACCCCTCCTCCAGACAGTCGCCATGGTCCCCTCTCTGGTGGTCTGGCCTCTTGCCTGTCTCCCATTCCCTCACCTTTGGCATTCCTCACACCCACTTCTGACTATGTCCCTCCTTCTCTGCTGAAAACCTGCACATATCTGAACATGAGTGTGATGCTCCTCTGGGATCTAGTGTCACCTTACTTCTCCAGCCTTGGCTTTTgcctttctccccaccctcctaCGCCAACTACACAAAATGTCTTGTGTCCTCTGCTAGCAAGCACTTCCCAGCAAAACCAAACCTCTGGACCTCCCAGGTGAAACAGCCATGTGGACTATACCCAGCTGAGTAAGCTGGGCCTCAAGGCCCACTCCTCTCCTGGAGTCCCTGGTGGTGACCATTTCCAGACTGACCTGCTGCCCCTCTGTGCTACATCCGCTCCCTACTGTTAGGCCGCATCCTGCAGAGACCCTGGCATGGGAACAGTGCTCAGGACTTGACCGCGGATCAGAGACAGAAATGTGGTGAAAACTGGGGGTCTCCAGAGGCTGCAATGCCCAAGGCAGATTTATTTCTCAAGAGTGGCAGGATCTAACCTCAAGTTGAAGGGGTGAGGCCTGGCAGGAGAGGGGCTACTGACTTTTTAAGGATAGAAAAGTGATGAAGGTTTCTGAGAAGGAAAGTACGTTCTGGAAAGAGGAACCTACTAAAAGGACTTTGGAGGCAGAAACGTCTCTGAGCTGGTCCCTTGGAGGAGACAGCAGTTGGTAACAGAGGTGGGGGGTGGATTATGGACTCCTGAGTTGAGGGGTGGCCGCTGAGGAGAAATTTGAAACCATGTAAAGAGTCGTGTGTCTGAGAATGACAGCCATTCCCCAAAGCCCcttgctcccccctcccccaaccctgggaCCTTCCTGGGGCATGGTGGGATCCCTGGAAGATTTCTGGATCCACGTTTGGAGGGTGCAACGGaaagcccccaccccctgctgcctCTGACAGCCTGGCCTGTGCCTCACAGTGTGGTGTCCAGAACTTCAAACGCCGTGAGAAGTGCTTCAAATGTGGGGTGCCCAAGTCAGGTACGGCCTTCCTACCTCTCTCTTCCTTGGGACATTGTGGGGAGAGGGGCGAAGGGTGATGGGTCAGAGCTCTGGAAGGAGGGTAACCAGCCTGAGAGCTCCTTCCCGTTTGTCACCGGCCTCTCTCCTGATGCCCCTAGCAGAGGCGGAGCAGAAGCTGCCCCTGGGCGCAAGGTTGGATCAGCAGACGCTGCCGCTGGGGGGTCGGGAGCTAAGCCAGGGCCTGCTGCCCCTGCCACAGCCCTACCAGGCCCAAGGAGTGCTGGCCTCCCAGGCCCTGTCACAGGGCTCGGAGCCAAGCTCAGAGAACGCCAACGACAGTGAGTCCActgctccttcctccctgccttaGGGTGTCTAGGCTGGGCTCCCTGAGGCCAGAGAGACAGTGGTGACCAGGACTTAGTCTTCCTGGGGGTCCGCCGGGTTGCAAGTCAGACACATAATGTAGGGAGAGTAGAAGAAGAGCATTACCAAACTCTACTTGAAGGGTGTGTTGAGATGATTCTCAGCAGGCAGGTGACTGAGCTGGGACTTGGGCTGACAAGCAGAgaggaagaggtgggaagaagcaGTGGGTACAAGAACATGGAAGCCAGGGACAGGAAGCAGTGGGGAGCCAGCAGAGGCCAGGGCTGGAGGGGATTATCGGTGCTCCCTAATGCCGGGTCCCTTCCCACAGCCATCATTTTGCGCAACCTGAACCCACATAGCACCATGGACTCCATCCTGGGGGCCCTGGCACCCTACGCAGTGCTGTCCTCCTCCAACGTCCGTGTCATCAAGGACAAGCAGACTCAACTGAACCGTGGCTTCGCCTTTATCCAGCTCTCCACCATCGTGGTGAGGGCGGCACAGGGGGGGGCCGGGCAGCCAGGGTCCCGGcccccagggcagggaggagggacccTGACCCTAGCTCCCCAACCGCGGCCCCAAACCTGGAAATGGGGCAATGGAGCCGGGGGCCTCCCCGGGCCTGACCCTTGTGCCCTGCCCCCCCCCAGGAGGCAGCCCAGCTGCTACAGATCCTGCAGGCCTTACACCCACCACTCACCATCGACGGCAAGACCATCAACGTTGAGTTTGCCAAGGGTTCTAAGAGGTCAGGGCCCCACCTGTGTCCCTTCTCAGCCTGCCCCCCAGCTTGGGGCCTCCTGTCTCACTTCCAGTCTCTGACATCCTCCCCAGGGATATGGCCTCCAACGAAGGCAGTCGCATCAATGCTGCCTCTGTGGCCAGCACTGCCATTGCCGCGGCCCAGTGGGCCATCTCACAGGTACTCAGAGGTTCTCCTCCACCCCAGCTCCCCCGTCCTGGGCCGCCTccaccctcccccttcctctctgcaAACAGGAGGGCTGCCTTGCTGTGGTGGCTTCCCGTGGACCAGAAACCCTCTCCTGGTGGTTGCCGGTGTGGGCTGCAGGGGCCTCACGGCAGCTCCCTTCCCCAACCCCTCctcccaggcttccctttccagggccacacagctgcttttctcttctgtttggtGGTCACATGTCATTGTGAATTGTTTCAACTTTTTTTGATAAAAGGGAACTTAGAAGTGGCTGTAAGAAAATTGGGAGAGGAAAATAGAGGAGGGGAGGATGGTATCTTCCCTGGTCTGACCCCCAACCTATATAACACAAGCGCATCTAGCAGTGTCAGCTCTGGGAGTGTTTTGGCACGTGTCTTtgttccagtcttgtttttgtcaCCACCCCGCTCTGCTGTGGCCCGGTGTTCCTTGTCTGAAGGCTGCATGCTTTCTGTCAGCAGACAGACACTAGCTTCACTTGTGGGCAGATGCCTCTTAGCCGGTTCCCCTCCCCTCTTTGCCACCTCCTCTGCTAATGagcccctcccacctgcccctcaggcctcccagggtggggagggtgccTGGGCCACCCCCGAGGAGCCAACGGTCGACTACAGCTACTACCAACAGGATGAGGGCTATGGCGGCAGCCAGGGCACAGAGTCCTCTCTCTATGCCCATGGCTACCTCAAGGGCGCAAAGGGCCCCGGCATCACTGGAACCAAAGGGGACCCGGCTGGAGCAGGTGAGCCCCAGCGTCTCCCCTAAACTCACAGTGTGGAATGGCACAACTAGGGTCCTGGGCCCTGCCATTCACATTCTCTCTTCTCCATTGCCCTTCCCAGGTCCCGAGACCTCCCTGGAGCCTGGGGTGGACTCTGTGTCCCTACAGGCTTTCTCCCGTGCCCAGCCTGGTGCCACTCCTGGCGTCTACCAGCAGTCAGCAGCTGAAGCAAGCGGGAGCCAGGGCGCTGCCAACAGCCAGGTGAGGAAAATCAAGGGGGAGGGTTCTTGGGGGGCTCCTGGGTGACATGGGGTCACTGGCAGACACTGAGCCCTGTTCCCTGTTCTTGCCCCCATGACCAGTCATATACCATCATATCACCCGCTGTGCTCAAGTCAGAGCTCCAGAGTCCCACCCATCCCAGCTCTACCCTGCCACCGGCCACGAGTCCCTCTGCCCAGGAGTCCTACAGCCAGTACCGTGAGTAGCCATAGCCTGCAGCGAGGGGCGGGGGACTCCTTCACAAAACAGTGAGGTGTGTGACACTCCCCCCCACTTCTCACTCCCCAGCTGTTCCTGACGTTTCCACCTACCAGTACGATGAGACATCTGGCTACTACTACGACCCCCAAACCGGCCTCTACTATGATCCCAACTCTCAGGTGATggggcagcctggggagggggtggggtctgCAGCCCCATCGTCTCAGTCCTCCCTCACACCCCTTCTCCCCCATCACCCCCAGTACTACTACAATGCCCAGAGCCAGCAGTACCTATACTGGGATGGGGAGAGGCGGACCTACGTTCCTGCCCTGGAGCAGTCAGCTGACGGGCATAAGGAGACAGGGGCACCCTCCAAGGAGggcaaagagaagaaggaaaagcacAAGACCAAGACAGCCCAACAGGTGAACACTAGGAGTCCAGCAGTCACTGTCTGTCTGTTAGGTGTCTTCTGGGCAGTATCTGTGCTTGAGAGAGACCCGGCTCCCAGTCTGGCTCTGCtctgtgctgtgtgaccttgagccaggGCTGTCTCCTTGGTACATGGCGGGGCTGCCCACCTTCCTGAGGTGGCCACTGCCATCCAAGTGCAGCCTATCCACTTTCCTGTCTCCTGGTGGGAACCTTTGTGCTGTTGGTGACAGTGTGGGCTGGTCTGGGCACACCTGAAGCCAGGCTAACCCTGCCTAGGGAAACAGAGGCACAAGTCTGCTCCTGTGGGTCCAGAACCCCACCTGACAGTGTGTATTCATTTGTCTGTATATACACATGCCAGAGAACTTCTTACAGGCTTATCAGGGGGTGGGCAGGAAAACAGCCATCGCAGTGTTCTGTGGTGGTGGGCAGTTGGAGGGAACCTCCATGTCTTGTCTGAGGAGGAAGAGTGTGACAGTCTGGGTGCAACACTTAGAAGCAAGAATTTCGTGTTCCCTTGACAGCCCAGTAAATTCTAAAACTGATGGTGTGCCTGGGTGGGGATTGGGCATTAATACGTAGAATCATACCTGGCATAGAATCATACCTGTTAATTAAAATTGTATGCAGAGCAAGCCATTCTATGCATTTCAGAATGATGAAAACTCATAGTGACCCTAGTAGCATGGACGCCTGTGAGGAGAATAGGGACACAGCCAGGGAGGGGCTTGCTGAGGAACACCAATGACAGGATGGCAGAGAAATGGGGACTTTaacctctgcctctccctccttccGCTTGAGGCTGCAGGGCAGGAAGGGGCGGGCTGCTACAAGGGCAGTGGTTGGAGTTGGTGACCCCAGCAGTTGGGAGATTCCTAGGAGGCTcacccccccaccaccctcaTCCCTAGATTGCCAAGGACATGGAACGCTGGGCCCGCAGCctcaacaaacaaaaagaaaacttcaaaaacaGCTTCCAGCCCATCAGCAACTTGCGAGATGATGAAAGGCGGGAGTCAGCCACCGCAGATGCAGGCTACGCCATCCTCGAGAAGAAGGTGTGTTGTGGCCGTCCATCTGTGCTCTGTCCCCAGGCTTGTCATCCCTTTGGTCCTTCTGTGGAGTCCCTGAATTTCCTTATCCCTCCACCCCTGgtgcttcagatggtaaagcatctgcctgcagtgcaggaggcacgggtcccatccctgggtcgggaagatcccctagaggagggcatggcaatccactccagtattcttgcctggagaatctcctggacagaggagcctggcgggctacagtccatggcgttgcaaagagtcagacatgacagaggaactaacacttccacttttccgCCCCAGGGAGCACTAGCCGAGAGACAGCACACCAGCATGGACCTCCCAAAACTGGCCAGCGATGACCGCCCAGTGAGTGCCTGGGGCAGAAAGAAGGGCGGGGGGCTGTGAACTAGCCAAGCCTGACCTCTTGCCTTCCCCTTTTCCAGAGCCCACCTAGGGGGCTGGTGGCAGCCTACAGCGGGGAGAGTGACAGTGAGGAGGAGCAGGAACGCGGGGGCCCAGAGCGGGAGGAGAAGCTCACCGACTGGCAGAAGCTGGCCTGTCTGCTCTGCCGGCGCCAGTTCCCTAGCAAGGAGGCGCTCATCCGGCACCAGCAGCTCTCTGGGCTCCACAAGGTGactgagggaggcctggcagggaaccccagcctggcctggcccGGCCGCTTCACTGTCCTCCTGTCCTCCTTTGCAGCAAAACCTTGAGATTCACCGGCGAGCCCACCTGTCAGAAAATGAGCTGGAGGCACTTGAGAAGAATGACATGGAGGTGAGGTGTGACCCACTCCGCGGCTCCATCCGTTGGTCCCTTGCCAAGCACCCCATCTGTCATGCAGGCAACTGGTGTGGGCAAGTTCCTCAGCTAGTTACAGTCTGGCTGCCATCAGCCACCTCACATCTGTCCCCATGCGCCAGCTTCTTCCCAACTACCCCATGCTGGCGGGCAGCTGGCAGCTACAGGACCTCAGACCTGTTAGCCAGATCTCATTCCCTgtgggcccccccaccccagctgtgcCCATGTTTCCTGCAAAGAGCTGTCAGCCCCTTGattctcacacacatacactgttGCAGCAAATGAAGTACCGGGACCGCGCAGCTGAACGCAGAGAGAAGTACGGcatccctgagccaccagagcccAAGAGGAGAAAGTACAGCGGCATGTCAGCGGCCTCTGTGTGAGTGCCCAGGGCCAGGTTGGGGGCATGGGTCCAGCAGATCTGCCGCTCACACTGTGCTCCTGTCCCCTACAGGGACTTTGAGCAGCCCACGCGGGATGGGCTGGGAAGTGACAACATTGGCAGTCGCATGCTCCAAGCCATGGGCTGGAAAGAGGGCAGTGGCCTGGGCCGCAAGAAGCAGGGCATTGTGACTCCCATTGAGGTGAGCCTGCTGGGTTCCCGTCCTCGTCCTCCAGCACTCTCCACTGTAGCCTTGGCTGACTAGCAGAGTCTGCTTTCCTCACACAGGCCCAGACACGGGTGCGGGGCTCTGGCTTGGGTGCCCGAGGCAGCTCCTATGGGGTCACGTCAACCGAGTCCTACAAGGAGACGCTGCACAAGACAATGGTGACGCGCTTCAACGAGGCCCAGTGAGCAGCTGCAAGACCTACTTAAACTTGCCATCAGGTGTCCAGCGTGGGGCGGGGGAAAATGAAATGTTGGGTGGTCAAAGCTAAGCCTTGCACCTGTCTAccagccctgctccccagccAGAGAAGCTGTGACCAAGTCAAACTTTGAGTTGCAGACTTTTATTGGAAAACTGGGCTGGAATCACTTCCTCGTTTTTGTAATAAAAGCTGAAAAGTCCGCAACTTGTGTCTCTTTCTCATGTCCCGGAGTGGTCTGTGGCCCATGCAGACATGGGACATAAACACAGATAGGCAAGGCTTTGTCAGGCTGAGGTGGGTGGCAGTGGTGGCATTCACAGTGTTTTTTATGGTAGCTCCCAGCTTGGTGAGGGTTGGGAGTAGGACATGGTG
Protein-coding sequences here:
- the RBM10 gene encoding RNA-binding protein 10 isoform X4, encoding MVVEAPAPFSSSPFCAGDRGRLGVGGSGFPGEGSAPGAFPLPLPRPFASSLGLGSCAHRLGQSWESWRRWRRAEVMSGSPPLTARAEKVSVDAGRGGGESLQEASPRLADHGGNTGGGWEVKRSQRLRRGPSSPRRPCQDMEYERRGGRGDRTGRYGATDRSQDDGGENRSRDHDYRDMDYRSYPREYGSQEGKHDYDDSSEEQSAEDSYEASPGSETQRRRRRRHRHSPTGPPGFPRDGDYRDQDYRTEQGEEEEEEEEEEEEEKASNIVMLRMLPQAATEDDIRGQLQSHGIQAREVRLMRNKSSGQSRGFAFVEFSHLQDATRWMEANQHSLNILGQKVSMHYSDPKPKINEDWLCNKCGVQNFKRREKCFKCGVPKSEAEQKLPLGARLDQQTLPLGGRELSQGLLPLPQPYQAQGVLASQALSQGSEPSSENANDTIILRNLNPHSTMDSILGALAPYAVLSSSNVRVIKDKQTQLNRGFAFIQLSTIEAAQLLQILQALHPPLTIDGKTINVEFAKGSKRDMASNEGSRINAASVASTAIAAAQWAISQASQGGEGAWATPEEPTVDYSYYQQDEGYGGSQGTESSLYAHGYLKGAKGPGITGTKGDPAGAGPETSLEPGVDSVSLQAFSRAQPGATPGVYQQSAAEASGSQGAANSQSYTIISPAVLKSELQSPTHPSSTLPPATSPSAQESYSQYPVPDVSTYQYDETSGYYYDPQTGLYYDPNSQYYYNAQSQQYLYWDGERRTYVPALEQSADGHKETGAPSKEGKEKKEKHKTKTAQQIAKDMERWARSLNKQKENFKNSFQPISNLRDDERRESATADAGYAILEKKGALAERQHTSMDLPKLASDDRPSPPRGLVAAYSGESDSEEEQERGGPEREEKLTDWQKLACLLCRRQFPSKEALIRHQQLSGLHKQNLEIHRRAHLSENELEALEKNDMEQMKYRDRAAERREKYGIPEPPEPKRRKYSGMSAASVDFEQPTRDGLGSDNIGSRMLQAMGWKEGSGLGRKKQGIVTPIEAQTRVRGSGLGARGSSYGVTSTESYKETLHKTMVTRFNEAQ
- the RBM10 gene encoding RNA-binding protein 10 isoform X1 — encoded protein: MVVEAPAPFSSSPFCAGDRGRLGVGGSGFPGEGSAPGAFPLPLPRPFASSLGLGSCAHRLGQSWESWRRWRRAEVMSGSPPLTARAEKVSVDAGRGGGESLQEASPRLADHGGNTGGGWEVKRSQRLRRGPSSPRRPCQDMEYERRGGRGDRTGRYGATDRSQDDGGENRSRDHDYRDMDYRSYPREYGSQEGKHDYDDSSEEQSAEDSYEASPGSETQRRRRRRHRHSPTGPPGFPRDGDYRDQDYRTEQGEEEEEEEEEEEEEKASNIVMLRMLPQAATEDDIRGQLQSHGIQAREVRLMRNKSSGQSRGFAFVEFSHLQDATRWMEANQHSLNILGQKVSMHYSDPKPKINEDWLCNKCGVQNFKRREKCFKCGVPKSAEAEQKLPLGARLDQQTLPLGGRELSQGLLPLPQPYQAQGVLASQALSQGSEPSSENANDTIILRNLNPHSTMDSILGALAPYAVLSSSNVRVIKDKQTQLNRGFAFIQLSTIVEAAQLLQILQALHPPLTIDGKTINVEFAKGSKRDMASNEGSRINAASVASTAIAAAQWAISQASQGGEGAWATPEEPTVDYSYYQQDEGYGGSQGTESSLYAHGYLKGAKGPGITGTKGDPAGAGPETSLEPGVDSVSLQAFSRAQPGATPGVYQQSAAEASGSQGAANSQSYTIISPAVLKSELQSPTHPSSTLPPATSPSAQESYSQYPVPDVSTYQYDETSGYYYDPQTGLYYDPNSQYYYNAQSQQYLYWDGERRTYVPALEQSADGHKETGAPSKEGKEKKEKHKTKTAQQIAKDMERWARSLNKQKENFKNSFQPISNLRDDERRESATADAGYAILEKKGALAERQHTSMDLPKLASDDRPSPPRGLVAAYSGESDSEEEQERGGPEREEKLTDWQKLACLLCRRQFPSKEALIRHQQLSGLHKQNLEIHRRAHLSENELEALEKNDMEQMKYRDRAAERREKYGIPEPPEPKRRKYSGMSAASVDFEQPTRDGLGSDNIGSRMLQAMGWKEGSGLGRKKQGIVTPIEAQTRVRGSGLGARGSSYGVTSTESYKETLHKTMVTRFNEAQ